From Caretta caretta isolate rCarCar2 chromosome 14, rCarCar1.hap1, whole genome shotgun sequence, the proteins below share one genomic window:
- the METRNL gene encoding meteorin-like protein, with product MLSAPAPGLLPLLLALSLLCRGAAGQYSSDLCNWKGSGLTHESHKKDVEQVYLRCSEGSIKWMYPTGALIVNLRPNTLSASYKHLTVCIKPFKDSAGANIYLEKTGELKLLVRDGDHSPNKVYCFGYDQGGLFIEATPQQDISRKITGFQYELINKGTASDLHTVSAPCRPCSDTEVLLAVCTSDFVVRGSIRDVTNEAEQQESVIDISANKLYRQKSKVFQPTEENGSWRGQIKTPLECGVRPGDGDFLFTGRMQFGEARLGCAPRFKDFQRMYKEAKDKGLNPCEIGPD from the exons ATGCTGAGCGCTCCAGCGCCCGGGCTGCTGCCGCTGCTCCTGGCGCTGTCGCTGCTGTGCCGGGGGGCTGCCGGGCAGTACTCCAGCGACCTGTGCAACTGGAAGGGGAG TGGCTTAACTCATGAGTCTCATAAGAAGGATGTTGAACAGGTCTACCTCCGCTGTTCTGAAGGATCAATAAAATGGATGTATCCCACAGGAGCACTCATAGTCAATCTGCGACCCAATACATTATCTGCCTCTTACAAACACTTGACTGTTTGCATAAAGCCTTTCAAGGACTCCGCGGGAGCAAATATTTATTTGGAAAAAACTGGAGAACTGAAACTGTTGGTCCGAGATGGAGATCACAGCCCCAATAAAGTGTATTGCTTTGGCTATGATCAGGGGGGCTTGTTTATTGAGGCCACCCCTCAACAGGACATTAGCCGGAAAATTACAGGATTCCAATATGAATTGATAAACAAGGGGACGGCATCTGATTTGCACACAGTTTCTG CTCCCTGCCGTCCCTGCAGTGATACAGAAGTCCTCTTGGCTGTCTGCACTAGTGATTTCG TTGTCAGGGGTTCCATCCGAGATGTAACAAATGAGGCAGAGCAGCAAGAATCTGTAATAGATATCAGTGCAAACAAACTTTACAGGCAGAAGAGCAAAGTCTTTCAGCCCACAGAGGAAAATGGGAGCTGGCGGGGACAAATAAAGACCCCACTGGAATGTGGGGTGAGACCAGGAGATGGAGACTTCCTCTTCACGGGACGCATGCAATTTGGGGAGGCCAGGTTAGGCTGTGCCCCTCGTTTTAAAGACTTCCAAAGGATGTACAAAGAGGCAAAGGACAAAGGGCTAAACCCATGTGAAATTGGCCCAGACTGA